One genomic region from Patescibacteria group bacterium encodes:
- a CDS encoding permease-like cell division protein FtsX: MLYAIGRIIKFAGQDFWRNIWLSVITITILVMALFSVNFLIVFKLIAGNVIDAVHNKIDVSIYFSTAATAGEVNNVKSSLDKLADVKEIKLVSPEEALERFKTEHADEPDILESLGQLEGNPLGASLVIKAKTLDGYSKIIEEVNKPEYQKIIQDKNFDDHKTIIGRINNITKKVETAGFAAIAIFVFIAVIIVFNTIKIAIYTHRGEIEIKRLVGATNWFISMPFLVEGIFFSIISCVLIVAIVYPLLGLFDPYLAKFFEGLDFSVLAYFQKNFLAIFGTQLLAAMILNVLSSGLAIGKYVRI, encoded by the coding sequence ATGCTTTACGCAATCGGACGGATAATAAAATTTGCCGGTCAGGATTTTTGGAGAAACATCTGGTTGTCGGTAATTACCATTACCATTTTGGTTATGGCGCTTTTTTCCGTCAATTTTTTAATAGTTTTTAAATTGATAGCCGGAAATGTAATTGACGCCGTGCATAATAAAATTGACGTCAGCATCTATTTTTCAACGGCGGCCACCGCTGGCGAGGTGAATAACGTTAAATCTTCCCTAGATAAATTGGCGGACGTCAAGGAAATAAAACTTGTTTCTCCAGAAGAGGCACTGGAAAGATTTAAAACCGAACACGCCGATGAACCGGATATTTTGGAATCCCTTGGCCAATTGGAGGGCAATCCCCTGGGAGCGTCTTTGGTGATTAAGGCAAAAACTTTGGACGGTTATTCCAAGATTATTGAAGAAGTGAATAAGCCGGAGTATCAGAAAATTATTCAGGATAAAAATTTTGACGACCACAAGACGATTATCGGCCGCATAAACAATATAACGAAAAAGGTGGAAACCGCGGGGTTCGCGGCAATTGCCATTTTTGTTTTTATCGCCGTGATTATTGTTTTTAACACTATTAAAATTGCCATTTATACCCATCGGGGGGAGATAGAGATAAAACGTCTGGTAGGAGCGACCAACTGGTTTATCAGCATGCCGTTTTTGGTGGAAGGAATTTTTTTTAGTATTATTTCTTGCGTTTTGATAGTGGCGATTGTTTATCCGTTATTAGGGTTGTTCGACCCTTATTTGGCGAAATTTTTTGAAGGGTTGGATTTCAGCGTCTTGGCGTATTTTCAAAAGAATTTTTTAGCTATTTTTGGCACCCAGCTTTTAGCGGCGATGATTTTGAATGTTTTAAGCAGTGGCTTGGCTATCGGCAAATATGTGAGAATATAA
- the ftsE gene encoding cell division ATP-binding protein FtsE: MIIFKNVSKVYPPNTTAVKDINLHIQPKEFVSVVGQSGTGKSTLIKLLIAEEKPTKGKIVVGGWDITNIKHNEVPFLRRQIGVVFQDFKLLPRKTVFENVSYALEVCGSPRQRIDVVVPQVLKIVGLEEKTSRYPRQLSGGEAQRVAIARALVHRPKILLADEPTGNLDSFNAKEIINLLLKINEFGTTILLVTHDREVVNSLQKRVVTLDRGMIVGDQERGRYVI; this comes from the coding sequence ATGATAATTTTCAAAAATGTTTCTAAGGTGTACCCGCCCAATACTACGGCGGTCAAAGACATCAATTTACATATCCAGCCGAAAGAATTCGTGTCCGTGGTCGGTCAGAGCGGGACGGGTAAATCAACTCTGATTAAACTTTTAATAGCGGAGGAAAAACCAACTAAGGGGAAAATTGTCGTCGGCGGGTGGGATATTACCAATATAAAACACAATGAGGTGCCGTTTTTAAGAAGACAAATCGGCGTGGTTTTTCAGGATTTTAAACTGCTGCCGCGCAAAACTGTTTTTGAGAATGTTTCTTACGCGCTGGAAGTCTGCGGTTCTCCTCGCCAAAGAATCGACGTCGTTGTTCCGCAAGTTTTGAAAATTGTGGGTTTAGAGGAAAAAACGTCCCGATATCCGCGCCAGCTTTCGGGAGGCGAAGCGCAGAGAGTGGCGATCGCTCGCGCCCTGGTCCATCGTCCTAAAATTCTTCTGGCCGATGAGCCCACTGGTAATTTGGATTCTTTCAATGCCAAAGAAATTATAAATTTACTTTTAAAAATTAACGAGTTTGGCACCACGATTTTACTGGTCACTCACGACCGCGAAGTGGTGAATAGTTTACAAAAAAGAGTGGTGACTCTTGACCGCGGCATGATTGTCGGCGATCAGGAAAGGGGACGCTACGTAATTTAA
- a CDS encoding septal ring lytic transglycosylase RlpA family protein, whose amino-acid sequence MRYHKILFFLFSFYFLALSSAQAEETDFFYSLKIDGPTLSRGYTIKTLDGFLTLGIMPGAMEKESAIEFKNLSTYLKSLGADMILPDWAVNFPENIEPISDIYEFNILNKESFRDKRPLVLELGYKEEINNLKKIYFWDGSKGEWRELPSQSLSGEKKVRARIHLPYARLAVFANSHILEEGEASWYKYKNCDCAASPDYPKGTLLKVTNLENNKSVTVKVNDYGPDRSIFPARIIDLDKVAFKKLANLRAGIIKKVGVELIKRPSGK is encoded by the coding sequence ATGCGTTATCATAAAATACTATTTTTTCTTTTTTCGTTTTATTTTTTAGCTCTTTCTTCGGCGCAAGCGGAGGAAACGGACTTTTTTTATTCTCTTAAAATTGACGGGCCGACGCTTAGCCGCGGTTACACGATAAAAACTTTAGACGGATTTCTGACTTTGGGGATTATGCCGGGGGCGATGGAAAAAGAGAGCGCCATTGAATTTAAAAATCTCTCTACTTATTTAAAATCTCTCGGCGCGGATATGATTTTGCCCGACTGGGCGGTCAATTTTCCGGAAAACATAGAGCCGATTTCAGACATTTACGAATTTAATATTCTTAATAAAGAAAGTTTTCGTGATAAGCGGCCGTTGGTTTTAGAATTAGGGTATAAAGAAGAAATTAATAATTTGAAAAAGATATATTTTTGGGACGGTTCAAAAGGAGAATGGCGGGAATTGCCATCGCAAAGCTTAAGCGGCGAGAAAAAAGTGCGCGCGCGCATCCATCTCCCCTATGCCCGCTTGGCAGTTTTCGCGAATTCCCATATACTGGAAGAAGGGGAAGCCAGTTGGTATAAATATAAAAATTGCGATTGCGCCGCCTCCCCCGATTATCCCAAAGGAACGTTGCTTAAAGTGACGAATTTAGAAAATAACAAATCGGTGACAGTGAAAGTTAATGATTACGGACCGGACCGTTCAATTTTTCCCGCCAGAATTATTGACTTAGACAAGGTCGCCTTTAAAAAATTGGCCAATTTGCGGGCGGGAATAATTAAGAAAGTCGGAGTGGAATTAATCAAGCGCCCGTCCGGCAAATAA
- a CDS encoding peptidylprolyl isomerase has protein sequence MEENVLEKNQDKKILEKISRGDGGRKAPFWGGIILGVLGVLIVILIVFSFGVYNYGWYDNKLGGLIVKTFNFPIAYVNYRSVSMGEFVEDVETLKHVYAKQKEQAPDFVAPEEKDIKINVLDRLIRNELIKQKSKAFKVSVAKDDVEKEFEIFLSQSNGEDVDKELSELYGWGREQFKNKVIRPFIYQEKLSEALNNDAELNKEYLQKAEEVLNKVKSGAKSFEELAKEYSEDITAESGGDLGFFSRGQMVKEFEDAAFGLAEGQVSELIKTRYGYHIIKVLEKKTNEETGEVEQVHATHILIRGIDLDSYIQKVMEESKIKKLIDLEK, from the coding sequence ATGGAAGAAAATGTTTTAGAAAAAAACCAAGACAAAAAGATTTTAGAAAAAATTTCTCGGGGGGATGGCGGCAGAAAGGCCCCGTTTTGGGGAGGAATTATTCTCGGTGTTTTAGGGGTTTTGATAGTTATTCTTATTGTTTTTAGTTTTGGCGTTTATAATTATGGGTGGTATGACAATAAATTAGGGGGATTGATTGTCAAAACGTTTAATTTCCCCATTGCTTATGTTAATTACCGCTCGGTGTCTATGGGTGAATTTGTGGAAGACGTGGAAACTCTAAAGCATGTTTATGCCAAACAAAAAGAACAAGCGCCGGATTTTGTCGCGCCGGAAGAAAAGGATATTAAAATAAATGTTTTAGACCGCCTGATCAGAAATGAACTGATTAAGCAAAAGTCAAAAGCCTTTAAAGTGAGTGTTGCTAAAGATGATGTTGAGAAAGAATTTGAAATTTTTTTGAGCCAATCTAACGGCGAAGATGTTGACAAAGAGCTAAGCGAGCTTTATGGGTGGGGCAGAGAACAATTTAAGAATAAAGTCATCAGACCGTTTATTTATCAAGAAAAATTAAGCGAGGCCTTGAATAATGACGCGGAGTTAAATAAAGAGTATTTGCAAAAGGCGGAGGAAGTTTTAAATAAAGTTAAATCCGGCGCCAAGAGTTTTGAAGAATTAGCCAAGGAATACAGCGAAGACATTACTGCCGAATCGGGCGGGGATTTGGGATTTTTTTCCCGCGGACAAATGGTCAAGGAATTTGAGGATGCCGCTTTTGGCTTGGCCGAAGGGCAAGTCAGCGAGCTTATTAAAACGCGCTACGGTTATCATATTATTAAAGTTTTAGAGAAAAAGACCAATGAAGAAACGGGGGAAGTGGAGCAGGTGCATGCTACCCATATCCTCATCCGCGGAATTGATTTGGATAGCTACATCCAAAAGGTGATGGAAGAATCAAAAATCAAAAAATTAATTGATTTGGAAAAATAG
- a CDS encoding septum formation initiator family protein produces the protein MILRREKQFFIKRIILSKFFLIGGAIILFLLGSVLIKKFLHDYKVDQDIKGLQEEISRLEKTNNEFNQLIDYLNSEQFVEGEARITMGLGQEGEKAIIIPPNEEKIINGESDAKKDLIVIPSTSFGLPEEEKSEGSNPIKWWRYFFKK, from the coding sequence ATGATTTTAAGGAGAGAAAAACAGTTTTTTATAAAAAGAATAATTTTGTCCAAATTTTTTTTAATTGGCGGGGCGATTATTTTGTTTTTATTGGGCAGCGTTTTAATAAAAAAATTTTTACATGATTACAAGGTGGACCAGGACATAAAGGGATTGCAGGAAGAAATAAGTCGTTTAGAAAAGACCAATAATGAGTTTAATCAGCTGATAGATTATCTTAACAGCGAACAGTTTGTAGAAGGTGAGGCGAGAATTACCATGGGCCTTGGTCAGGAAGGGGAAAAGGCCATTATTATTCCGCCGAACGAAGAAAAGATTATAAACGGTGAGAGTGATGCCAAAAAAGATTTAATTGTTATACCAAGTACTTCTTTCGGACTTCCAGAGGAAGAAAAATCAGAGGGGAGCAACCCGATAAAATGGTGGAGATATTTTTTTAAAAAATAA
- a CDS encoding PH domain-containing protein — protein MSGEKKFYKILNLREGEEIIRVIRRYPLTLFFKILLALILILAPFFFMFLLFSWGFWGVLLFLLVLGCGIVYALKIFVVWHYNASIVTNYRVIDFDQRGFFDKTVSGITYDKIQEVSYHQRGLWQSMFKYGSVQLQIANTSTKIKLRYVHHPAEVQELILGLQHAYKGSEESPAESPSNSKRIEKAWEDIKNFSDEELERLQKKIDDKIMAKDEAVKEIFSDEG, from the coding sequence ATGAGCGGAGAAAAAAAATTTTATAAAATTTTAAACTTACGGGAGGGAGAAGAAATAATCAGAGTAATCCGGCGTTACCCTCTCACTTTATTTTTTAAGATTCTTCTGGCCCTGATTTTGATTTTGGCCCCGTTCTTTTTTATGTTTTTACTGTTCTCTTGGGGATTCTGGGGCGTGCTTCTTTTCCTCTTGGTTCTCGGGTGCGGGATTGTTTACGCGCTAAAGATTTTCGTGGTATGGCATTACAACGCTTCCATTGTCACTAATTACCGCGTGATTGATTTTGACCAAAGAGGATTTTTTGACAAAACCGTTTCCGGCATAACTTACGATAAAATTCAGGAAGTTTCTTATCATCAGCGCGGGCTTTGGCAATCCATGTTTAAATACGGTTCGGTGCAGCTTCAGATAGCCAATACCAGCACGAAAATTAAATTACGCTATGTTCATCATCCGGCCGAAGTCCAGGAATTGATTTTGGGGTTGCAGCACGCTTATAAAGGGTCGGAAGAATCACCGGCGGAGTCGCCATCCAATAGCAAAAGAATAGAAAAGGCCTGGGAAGATATTAAAAATTTTTCCGACGAAGAACTGGAAAGGCTTCAAAAAAAGATTGACGACAAAATAATGGCGAAAGACGAGGCAGTTAAAGAAATTTTTTCTGACGAGGGATAG
- a CDS encoding L-threonylcarbamoyladenylate synthase — MIIKKITKKSIEEAVAVLRRGGAIVYPTDTLYGLGADIFNKKAVEKVYKIKGRNFKKPLLISVGSKKDISRWAYLTETARRVAEHFLPGAITLVLKKRKIVPEWVSGGRKKVGIRMPDDKTALTLARLLKRPLTSTSANISGKITPDTAAGVYKIFKKRKFKPDLILDGGKLKGKRPSTIIDFTGKKIKVLRAGESLKKIKDFFNI, encoded by the coding sequence ATGATAATTAAAAAAATTACAAAAAAATCTATCGAAGAAGCGGTTGCGGTTTTGCGGCGTGGCGGGGCGATTGTTTATCCGACAGATACTCTATACGGTCTCGGGGCGGATATTTTTAATAAAAAAGCGGTAGAGAAAGTTTATAAAATAAAAGGACGAAATTTTAAGAAACCTTTGCTTATTTCTGTGGGTTCAAAGAAGGATATTAGTCGGTGGGCGTATCTTACAGAAACAGCGCGGCGAGTTGCTGAACATTTTTTGCCCGGAGCGATAACTTTGGTGCTGAAGAAAAGGAAAATTGTGCCAGAATGGGTTAGCGGTGGGAGAAAGAAAGTGGGGATAAGAATGCCCGATGACAAAACGGCGTTGACTCTCGCGCGGTTATTAAAGCGTCCGCTTACCTCCACTTCCGCCAACATTTCAGGAAAAATAACACCGGACACTGCCGCGGGTGTTTATAAAATTTTTAAGAAAAGAAAATTCAAGCCCGACCTTATTTTGGACGGCGGAAAATTAAAAGGCAAGAGACCGTCAACCATTATTGATTTTACCGGCAAGAAAATTAAAGTTTTGCGAGCCGGAGAATCATTGAAAAAAATTAAAGATTTTTTCAATATTTAA
- a CDS encoding UDP-N-acetylmuramoyl-L-alanyl-D-glutamate--2,6-diaminopimelate ligase: MRLNDNLYLMKEFIKKFIPKFVLAFYYKSLAVMADIFYGHPSGKMVVIGVTGTNGKSTTVNLIGRILEEAGYKVGWTSTANFKIAEKEWLNDTKMTMLGRFKLQKLLKDMVRAGCEYAIVETSSEGIKQFRHFGINYDVAVFTNLTPEHLESHGGFENYKKAKMELFRHTARGTIKKVYLKNKPVNIKKTSVVNIDDEYFLDFLRFETDEAWGYGIEGRGGANISRIVQAEKILLNQGGVSFEVKGTVFNLKLLGEFNIYNSLAAIAVALSQDIDLETCRRALEKIPGLPGRMEFIEEGQPFRVLVDYAPEPASFAKMYEALKSSGIKNSARKVIHVLGSCGGGRDRNRRPILGSLAAKEANIVIVTNEDPYDDIPSLIIDEVAEGAIKEGKILAKNLFKIEDRGEAIKKAMELAEAGDLVVITGKGAEQAIAVAKGKKIPWDDRIKAREAIKQKLQISNDK, encoded by the coding sequence ATGCGGTTAAATGATAATCTGTATTTAATGAAAGAATTCATCAAAAAATTTATCCCGAAGTTTGTGTTAGCTTTTTACTATAAGTCATTAGCCGTAATGGCTGATATTTTTTATGGTCATCCGTCGGGGAAAATGGTGGTCATTGGCGTGACGGGAACCAACGGTAAATCCACCACCGTCAATCTCATTGGCCGGATTTTGGAAGAGGCGGGCTACAAAGTCGGCTGGACTTCCACTGCCAATTTTAAAATCGCGGAGAAAGAGTGGCTTAATGATACTAAAATGACCATGCTTGGCCGTTTTAAATTACAGAAGTTATTAAAAGACATGGTGCGCGCCGGTTGCGAATACGCCATAGTAGAAACTTCGTCCGAGGGCATTAAGCAATTTCGTCACTTTGGTATCAATTATGACGTGGCGGTTTTTACCAACCTGACGCCGGAGCATTTGGAATCGCACGGCGGTTTTGAAAATTATAAAAAAGCTAAAATGGAATTATTCAGGCATACCGCCCGCGGCACCATCAAGAAGGTTTATTTAAAAAATAAACCAGTTAATATAAAAAAGACGAGTGTAGTTAATATTGATGATGAATATTTTTTAGATTTTTTGCGTTTTGAAACTGATGAGGCCTGGGGTTATGGCATTGAAGGCCGGGGAGGAGCGAACATCAGCCGCATTGTTCAAGCGGAAAAAATTCTTTTGAATCAGGGGGGGGTGAGCTTTGAAGTCAAGGGAACAGTTTTTAATTTAAAACTTCTTGGCGAATTTAATATCTATAATTCGCTCGCGGCTATTGCCGTGGCTTTATCTCAAGATATTGATTTGGAAACTTGCCGGCGGGCTTTAGAAAAAATTCCCGGTTTGCCGGGCAGGATGGAATTTATAGAAGAAGGCCAGCCCTTCCGCGTATTGGTTGACTACGCTCCGGAACCGGCTTCTTTTGCTAAAATGTATGAAGCCCTGAAATCGTCCGGTATAAAAAATTCCGCGAGGAAAGTCATCCACGTTCTTGGTTCCTGCGGCGGCGGGCGAGACCGCAACCGCCGGCCGATCCTTGGGAGTTTGGCGGCCAAAGAAGCAAATATAGTAATTGTGACTAATGAGGACCCTTATGACGATATTCCGAGCTTAATTATTGATGAAGTGGCCGAAGGCGCTATTAAAGAAGGAAAAATTTTAGCCAAAAATTTATTTAAAATAGAAGACCGGGGAGAGGCAATTAAAAAAGCCATGGAACTGGCAGAAGCGGGGGATTTGGTTGTTATTACGGGCAAGGGCGCGGAGCAGGCGATAGCCGTGGCTAAAGGCAAAAAAATTCCCTGGGACGACAGGATAAAAGCGAGGGAAGCGATAAAGCAAAAATTACAAATTTCAAATGACAAATAA
- the murD gene encoding UDP-N-acetylmuramoyl-L-alanine--D-glutamate ligase, whose translation MKISEFKGRRVTVMGLGLHGGGVGVTRWLIRHGAKVLVTDLKTRKQLQKSIALLRGLKVKFVLGKHPEADFKNTDLIIQNPGVPRESKFLKIAEQNGVPIATDVSIFFEYCPAPIFGITGTKGKTTTTVLAGEIFKKLDKKTVVAGNIRKSPLDDLDKIAADTPVVLELSSWQLEGLARIKRSPRISLITNIFPDHLNRYKDLEDYKSAKKLVYTFQTPDDSVILNRDNRHTLAMGREVLSRRFWFSKKYFAGENGSFITPDGWIKFRNNGKETRVLPVREIKLLGEHNLENILGAVAMAGVAGAPAKIIRSAIKNFKGVPSRLELVREVGGVKYINDTTATAPDAAITSLKALGGKKKNIILLSGGADKKLDFKELARYIKKYTKSVILFKGDASEKILKELKNIKYQKSDLPSRTSVSSVEPPAGIPYPILTMSDAVSWAKEIATRGDIVLLSPGAASFGLFINEFDRGDQFVREVRNL comes from the coding sequence ATGAAAATCAGCGAATTTAAAGGAAGGCGCGTCACGGTCATGGGGCTTGGTCTTCATGGCGGCGGGGTGGGAGTAACACGGTGGCTTATTCGCCACGGCGCCAAGGTTTTAGTCACTGACCTTAAAACAAGAAAGCAGCTTCAAAAATCAATCGCTTTACTGCGGGGCTTAAAAGTTAAATTTGTTTTAGGAAAACACCCCGAAGCTGATTTTAAAAATACCGATTTGATTATTCAAAATCCCGGCGTGCCGCGGGAATCAAAATTTTTAAAAATCGCCGAACAAAACGGCGTGCCCATTGCCACGGATGTCAGTATTTTTTTTGAATATTGCCCCGCCCCGATTTTTGGCATTACCGGCACCAAGGGCAAGACCACGACCACGGTCTTAGCCGGAGAGATTTTCAAAAAGTTGGATAAAAAAACCGTAGTGGCGGGCAATATCCGCAAATCGCCGTTGGATGATTTAGATAAAATCGCGGCGGACACGCCGGTTGTTTTGGAACTTTCCTCCTGGCAGCTTGAAGGCCTGGCGCGCATCAAACGCAGTCCGCGAATTTCTCTAATCACCAATATCTTTCCCGACCATTTGAATCGTTACAAGGATTTGGAGGATTATAAATCAGCCAAGAAGCTTGTTTATACTTTTCAAACTCCCGACGACAGCGTTATTTTAAACCGCGACAATCGCCATACTTTAGCCATGGGCCGGGAAGTTTTATCGCGCCGGTTCTGGTTTTCTAAAAAATATTTCGCCGGTGAAAACGGAAGTTTTATTACTCCCGATGGCTGGATAAAATTCAGAAATAACGGCAAGGAGACAAGAGTCCTGCCGGTGAGAGAAATAAAATTACTCGGCGAACATAATTTGGAAAATATTTTGGGGGCCGTGGCGATGGCCGGAGTCGCCGGTGCACCCGCTAAAATAATCCGCTCGGCGATTAAAAATTTTAAAGGCGTACCCAGCCGCTTGGAACTCGTGCGGGAAGTCGGGGGAGTGAAATATATCAATGATACCACGGCCACCGCGCCGGACGCCGCGATTACTTCTCTGAAGGCGCTCGGCGGGAAAAAGAAAAACATTATTCTGCTGTCCGGCGGGGCGGACAAAAAATTAGATTTTAAAGAGCTGGCGAGATATATTAAAAAATATACCAAGTCGGTGATTTTATTTAAGGGCGATGCCAGCGAGAAGATATTAAAAGAGTTAAAAAATATCAAATATCAAAAATCAGACCTGCCTAGCCGGACTTCGGTGAGCTCAGTCGAACCGCCGGCAGGCATCCCGTATCCAATTTTAACAATGAGCGATGCTGTCAGTTGGGCGAAAGAGATTGCTACTCGTGGTGATATTGTTTTATTATCTCCCGGCGCCGCCAGCTTCGGATTGTTTATAAATGAATTTGACCGCGGAGACCAGTTTGTGAGGGAAGTAAGAAATTTATAG
- a CDS encoding small multi-drug export protein: MTETLINAVKNLPPELAVLILAMFPLTELRASIPLGLTIFHLNVFSTFIFSVIGDIIPMLVIIYLLEPASLWLSKKWRLAEKFFNWLFARTRRKFTGNYQKYGEIGLMIFVAIPLPLTGSWTGAVAAFLFGIPKKRAIIFISAGVVLAGIAVTILSLSGITLFNNF, translated from the coding sequence ATGACTGAAACATTAATAAACGCCGTAAAAAATCTGCCGCCGGAACTGGCCGTGCTGATTTTAGCTATGTTCCCGCTCACCGAACTTCGCGCTTCCATCCCCCTCGGCTTAACTATTTTTCATCTGAATGTCTTCTCAACTTTTATTTTTTCGGTAATCGGCGACATCATACCCATGCTCGTAATTATTTACCTTCTGGAGCCGGCCTCTTTATGGCTTAGTAAAAAATGGCGGCTGGCGGAAAAATTCTTTAACTGGCTGTTCGCCCGCACGCGACGCAAATTTACCGGCAACTATCAAAAATACGGAGAAATAGGCCTGATGATTTTTGTCGCCATCCCCCTCCCTCTTACCGGTTCCTGGACCGGCGCGGTCGCCGCTTTCCTTTTCGGCATACCGAAAAAACGGGCGATAATTTTTATCAGCGCCGGGGTGGTTTTAGCGGGAATTGCTGTCACCATTCTAAGTTTAAGCGGAATAACTTTGTTTAATAATTTTTAG